From a region of the Tachypleus tridentatus isolate NWPU-2018 chromosome 1, ASM421037v1, whole genome shotgun sequence genome:
- the LOC143256419 gene encoding 3-hydroxy-3-methylglutaryl-coenzyme A reductase-like isoform X11, whose product MLPDLFYNHGHICASHPWEVIVAFTTFTICMLSVGPKIEDSKIYGWNYQCSVTEALNKDIDIVIMTITRCMAVLFIYHQFRKLHKWGSKYLIGITGLFTVFSCFIFSTSVWKYFEGNFSKLNEAIPFFLLLIDLPKAGLLTQFTLSSSSKEEVSENIAKGMAVLGPAITLDTLVETLLIRFGTLSGVRKLEEISCFAVLSVLVNYIVFMTFFPACLSLVLELNRSSNENRPGWQVNHFRKILRKEKQKSNPVLQRVKLIMSAGLLLVHSGSYWLEMVAEDPGIEHRDRKNDHWLSDRSFLDNNSILEKLFYSWSPVNSEQLFTLVLASALAVKYIFFENKEELEKFFSATDVMSQSQSNCLEMTNTNNMNDVLPRTAGLSHYRQASLHFQNCMSTSHGVPSIVSVPASPFSVTSVSFTVGDDDEEKHFLDKEVQTIINENIPAEDDIMISLSRKPRPVKKCFELLNSMEGSEKLSDEEILLLLENEYIAAYKLESLLDNPERGVAIRRRFVTKVSNCYDQLRSLPYKNYDYSLVMGACCENVVGYMPIPVGVAGPLVLDGKHYQVPMATTEGCLVASANRGCRAILLSGGVSSSVVSNGMTRAPVVRLRTACQAAAVMKWLQKKENFENLKTAFDSTSRFARLKKLQVKIAGRYLFIRFIAVTGDAMGMNMLSKGTERALKTLQETFSDLEILSLSGNFCSDKKSSAVNWILSRGKSVVCEAEVSKQVVEEVLKTTVQALIDVNISKNLVGSALAGSIGGFNAQAANIVTAIFIATGQI is encoded by the exons TGTATGgcagttttgtttatatatcatcaGTTTCGTAAGCTGCACAAATGGGGTTCAAAGTACCTAATTG gtATTACAGGCCTCTTTACTGTGTTTTCATGCTTTATATTTAGCACCAGTGTCTGGAAGTATTTTGAGGGGAATTTTTCGAAACTGAA TGAAGCTATACCTTTCTTCCTGCTTCTCATCGACTTGCCTAAAGCGGGTTTGTTAACTCAGTTCACACTCAGCTCATCATCCAAA GAGGAAGTGTCTGAAAATATTGCTAAAGGTATGGCAGTTTTGGGACCAGCAATAACACTCGACACTTTAGTTGAGACACTTTTAATAAGATTTGGAACATTGTCAG gTGTGAGAAAACTGGAGGAAATTTCTTGTTTTGCTGTTCTCTCTGTTCTtgttaattacattgtttttatgacattttttCCTGCATGTCTATCTCTAGTGTTAGAG CTGAATAGAAGTAGTAATGAAAATCGTCCTGGTTGGCAAGTGAATCACTTTAGAAAGATTTTAcgaaaggaaaaacaaaagtcTAATCCTGTTCTTCAACGTGTTAAACTTATCATG TCAGCTGGTCTTCTTCTAGTTCACTCTGGCAGTTACTGGCTCGAAATGGTAGCAGAAGATCCTGGTATTGAACATCGTGATAGAAAAAATGACCATTGGCTTTCTGACCGTAGTTTTCTAGATAATAACTCCATTTTAGAGAAGTTATTTTATAG TTGGTCTCCTGTTAACTCTGAACAGCTATTTACGCTTGTTCTAGCTTCTGCTCTCGCCgtgaagtatatattttttgaaaataaggAAGAGTTGGAGAAGTTCTTTTCAGCAACTGACGTTATGTCCCAATCACAATCGAATTGCTTGGAGATGACAAACACAAACAATATGAATGACGTATTACCTCGAACTGCCGGACTCAGTCATTATAGGCAAG CTAGCTTGCATTTCCAAAACTGTATGTCAACTTCGCATGGTGTACCATCAATTGTCAGTGTTCCAGCCTCCCCATTTTCTGTTACTTCTGTTTCTTTTACTGTGGGTGACGACGACGAAGAGAAGCACTTTTTAGACAAAGAAGTCCAAACAATTATCAATGAGAATATTCCAGCAGAAGATGACATCATGATAAGCCTATCAAGGAAACCTCGACCAGTCAAGAAGTGCTTTGAATTATTGAATTCCATG GAAGGATCGGAAAAACTGAGTGACGAAGAAATACTCTTGTTATTAGAGAATGAATACATTGCTGCCTACAAACTAGAGTCTCTTCTCGACAATCCTGAAAGAGGTGTAGCAATCCGCCGTCGATTTGTAACTAAAGTTTCTAACTGTTATGATCAATTGAGAAGCCTACCCTACAAAAATTATGATTATTCTCTG GTTATGGGAGCATGTTGCGAAAATGTAGTTGGGTATATGCCTATTCCAGTTGGGGTTGCTGGTCCTCTAGTATTAGATGGAAAACACTACCAAGTTCCAATGGCAACGACGGAAGGATGCTTAGTTGCTAGCGCTAACAGAGGCTGTAGAGCAATCTTA TTATCTGGTGGGGTTAGTAGTAGTGTTGTGTCTAATGGTATGACTAGGGCGCCAGTTGTTCGACTTCGAACAGCATGTCAAGCTGC AGCTGTAATGAAATGGTTACAAAAAAAGGAGAACTTCGAAAATTTGAAAACTGCTTTTGACTCTACGAGCCG ATTTGCTCGGCTTAAGAAGTTACAAGTTAAAATTGCTGGGCGCTATCTCTTTATTCGTTTCATTGCTGTTACTGGTGATGCTATGGGAATGAACATGCTTTCCAAG GGTACTGAACGAGCACTGAAAACACTTCAGGAAACCTTTTCTGATCTAGAGATCTTAAGTCTCAGTGGAAACTTTTGTTCCGACAAGAAGTCTTCTGCAGTAAACTG GATTCTGAGTAGAGGAAAGTCAGTGGTCTGTGAAGCTGAAGTTTCAAAACAAGTTGTGGAAGAG GTTTTGAAGACAACTGTACAAGCTCTTATTGACGTAAATATAAGCAAAAATTTAGTTGGCTCAGCTCTTGCAGGAAGTATTGGTGGTTTCAATGCTCAAGCTGCTAATATTGTGACAGCGATTTTCATAGCTACTGGTCAG